One region of Mucilaginibacter gotjawali genomic DNA includes:
- a CDS encoding DUF6712 family protein produces MNTIYLINQTTFQNYEDISVNIKPERLNVFIKKAQDLDLKPFLGHALYYDFLQHFNSDGTLQDTAPQPYKDLLNGSEYLDKYGHIVLYEGLLPTLVYFTFARFIEADAVHYTATGPVIKHHDMGDPVAPKDIVKLVQQQRSVANAHANEVEKFLWDNKDDFPLWRYNGKNKSSRQSGPRIRSVDRTSFNFPSGYDPSGADSYLPITAFMN; encoded by the coding sequence ATGAATACCATTTATCTCATCAACCAAACTACATTTCAAAATTACGAGGATATCTCTGTCAATATAAAGCCTGAACGCCTTAACGTTTTCATCAAAAAAGCACAGGACCTCGACCTGAAACCATTTTTGGGTCATGCCTTGTATTACGACTTCCTCCAGCATTTCAACAGCGATGGCACCCTGCAGGATACTGCGCCACAGCCTTACAAAGACCTGCTAAACGGCAGCGAATACCTGGATAAATACGGTCATATTGTTTTGTACGAAGGCCTGCTGCCAACATTGGTTTACTTCACCTTCGCAAGGTTTATTGAAGCTGATGCAGTACATTATACGGCTACAGGCCCGGTTATAAAACACCACGATATGGGCGACCCGGTTGCACCGAAGGATATTGTAAAACTGGTGCAACAACAGCGTAGTGTAGCCAATGCCCATGCTAACGAGGTGGAGAAATTTTTGTGGGATAATAAAGACGATTTCCCTTTATGGCGGTACAATGGCAAAAACAAAAGCAGCCGCCAGTCGGGCCCGCGGATCCGCAGTGTCGACCGCACCAGTTTCAACTTCCCGTCAGGATATGATCCTTCTGGCGCCGATAGCTACCTGCCTATAACAGCATTCATGAACTAG